A single Danio rerio strain Tuebingen ecotype United States chromosome 17, GRCz12tu, whole genome shotgun sequence DNA region contains:
- the noxred1 gene encoding NADP-dependent oxidoreductase domain-containing protein 1 isoform X2, giving the protein MGVECYFDNIRLAKWADLLFLCVLPSHLPQVCSDIHCHLPSNCLVYSFTSAVPLNRLLMLLDHNFIIKPQYKFVDYDDVTSVWLLHNQVCTALKDKLVHSATVPLSMKGGLFLDRRWTSAVLYALLNMCTAEKLDSGNTLQLLNGLFETGVSTETFTYHSFVNSPNATSDVHKPDELFPWISLVNAQTKDTPLTDLLSRNSGLRDCISCMYYNVFANLAEG; this is encoded by the exons ATGGGTGTGGAGTGTTACTTTGACAACATTCGACTGGCTAAATGGGCAGATCTGCTCTTCCTTTGTGTCTTGCCCTCTCATCTTCCTCAGGTTTGCTCAGACATTCACTGCCATTTGCCTTCAAACTGTCTTGTGTACAGTTTCACGTCAGCAGTGCCGCTCAACAG GCTGTTGATGCTCCTTGACCACAATTTTATTATCAAACCCCAGTATAAGTTTGTGGATTACGATGATGTGACTTCAGTTTGGCTTCTCCACAATCAAGTATGCACAGCTTTAAAAGATAAGCTAGTGCATTCAGCCACGGTTCCTCTTTCAATGAAAG GTGGGCTCTTCCTGGATCGACGATGGACGTCTGCTGTGCTCTACGCTCTCCTCAACATGTGCACAGCAGAAAAGCTGGACTCCGGAAACACTCTTCAGCTGCTAAATGGACTGTTTGAGACTGGTGTTTCAACAGAGACGTTCACTTATCACAGTTTTGTCAATTCACCCAATGCCACCTCTGATGTCCATAAACCAGACGA acttTTTCCATGGATCAGTTTGGTCAATGCACAAACTAAAGACACTCCACTGACTGACCTGCTGTCAAGGAATTCAGGTTTGCGAGACTGTATTTCATGCATGTACTACAATGTTTTTGCAAACTTAGCTGAAGGATAG